One Zingiber officinale cultivar Zhangliang unplaced genomic scaffold, Zo_v1.1 ctg29, whole genome shotgun sequence genomic window carries:
- the LOC122037353 gene encoding uncharacterized protein LOC122037353 isoform X1, with the protein MTRLRRDIAVILCELEKIFPPSFFDIIVHLTIHLATEVQLAGPVHYRWMYPIERYLRTLKSYVRNRNRPEGSIAEGYLAEECLTFCSLYLADYVETRFNQSSRNDNANIDSTFALDVFNTSGYALGKAIATKFDIEILKNAHQYVLFNCHRLQSYIDEHRGIVQLSHPRLPLHQIERIHSETFASWFANHIEDTNLPEDDPISNDLRSLARGPNIIGIQYHKFVSNGFRFHTKEVERKRKTQNCGVTVRATTSSYSSIKDHNPVLSELDYYGILQNVIELDYGGGRKVALFECEWVSKGKRLKLDEDGFMLANFKDVRRHNEPYILASQAMQVFYVEDPNDCDWHVIITTDARAKYNMQPMADVDTYLQSCICNSEDCNEHEEVVWVRDDIAGVEIDTDL; encoded by the exons ATGACTCGTCTGAGAAGAGATATTGCAGTGATCCTTTGTGAGTTGGAAAAGATTTTTCCTCCCTCATTTTTTGACATAATAGTTCATCTAACTATTCATTTGGCTACTGAAGTACAACTTGCTGGGCCAGTTCACTATCGTTGGATGTATCCAATTGAaag GTACCTAAGGACATTGAAGTCCTATGTTCGAAATAGAAATAGGCCAGAAGGATCTATTGCTGAGGGCTATTTGGCTGAGGAATGTTTGACATTCTGCTCTTTATATTTAGCGGATTATGTAGAGACAAGATTTAATCAATCATCAAGAAATGATAATGCAAATATTGACTCAACATTTGCATTAGATGTGTTTAACACATCTGGCTATGCACTTGGAAAGGCCATTGCTACTAAGTTTGATATTGAGATATTAAAGAATGCACATCAATATGTGTTATTCAATTGTCATCGCTTACAATCTTATATAGA TGAACATCGTGGAATTGTGCAACTTAGTCATCCTCGTCTTCCATTACACCAAATTGAACGTATACATAGTGAAACTTTTGCCTCATGGTTTGCTAATCAT ATTGAAGATACAAATCTTCCAGAAGATGATCCtatttcaaatgatttgagaTCACTTGCTAGAGGCCCAAATATCATTGGGATACAATATCATAAATTCGTTTCAAATGGATTTAGGTTTCATACAAAAGAAGTGGAACGTAAGAGGAAAACTCAAAATTGTGGTGTGACTGTTAGGGCAACTACTTCAAGTTATTCAAGTATAAAAGATCACAATCCAGTATTAAGCGAACTTGATTATTATGGGATTTTGCAAAATGTGATTGAGTTGGATTATGGGGGAGGCCGAAAAGTTGCTTTATTTGAATGCGAGTGGGTCTCCAAAGGCAAACGACTAAAATTGGATGAAGATGGTTTTATGTTGGCCAATTTTAAAGATGTTAGGCGTCATAATGAGCCTTATATTTTAGCATCTCAGGCTATGCAAGTATTTTATGTGGAAGATCCAAATGATTGTGATTGGCATGTCATTATCACGACTGATGCACGAGCGAAGTATAATATGCAGCCTATGGCAGATGTTGATACATATCTTCAAAGTTGTATTTGTAATTCAGAAGATTGCAATGAACATGAAGAAGTAGTCTGGGTTCGTGATGATATTGCAGGAGTGGAAATTGATACTGATTTATGA
- the LOC122037353 gene encoding uncharacterized protein LOC122037353 isoform X3 codes for MICCGLEEFNSHLAPFYLIESNSEHRGIVQLSHPRLPLHQIERIHSETFASWFANHIEDTNLPEDDPISNDLRSLARGPNIIGIQYHKFVSNGFRFHTKEVERKRKTQNCGVTVRATTSSYSSIKDHNPVLSELDYYGILQNVIELDYGGGRKVALFECEWVSKGKRLKLDEDGFMLANFKDVRRHNEPYILASQAMQVFYVEDPNDCDWHVIITTDARAKYNMQPMADVDTYLQSCICNSEDCNEHEEVVWVRDDIAGVEIDTDL; via the exons ATGATTT gttgtGGATTGGAAGAATTTAATAGTCACCTTGCTCCTTTCTACCTAATCGAATCAAACAG TGAACATCGTGGAATTGTGCAACTTAGTCATCCTCGTCTTCCATTACACCAAATTGAACGTATACATAGTGAAACTTTTGCCTCATGGTTTGCTAATCAT ATTGAAGATACAAATCTTCCAGAAGATGATCCtatttcaaatgatttgagaTCACTTGCTAGAGGCCCAAATATCATTGGGATACAATATCATAAATTCGTTTCAAATGGATTTAGGTTTCATACAAAAGAAGTGGAACGTAAGAGGAAAACTCAAAATTGTGGTGTGACTGTTAGGGCAACTACTTCAAGTTATTCAAGTATAAAAGATCACAATCCAGTATTAAGCGAACTTGATTATTATGGGATTTTGCAAAATGTGATTGAGTTGGATTATGGGGGAGGCCGAAAAGTTGCTTTATTTGAATGCGAGTGGGTCTCCAAAGGCAAACGACTAAAATTGGATGAAGATGGTTTTATGTTGGCCAATTTTAAAGATGTTAGGCGTCATAATGAGCCTTATATTTTAGCATCTCAGGCTATGCAAGTATTTTATGTGGAAGATCCAAATGATTGTGATTGGCATGTCATTATCACGACTGATGCACGAGCGAAGTATAATATGCAGCCTATGGCAGATGTTGATACATATCTTCAAAGTTGTATTTGTAATTCAGAAGATTGCAATGAACATGAAGAAGTAGTCTGGGTTCGTGATGATATTGCAGGAGTGGAAATTGATACTGATTTATGA
- the LOC122037353 gene encoding uncharacterized protein LOC122037353 isoform X2, with product MICCGLEEFNSHLAPFYLIESNRYLRTLKSYVRNRNRPEGSIAEGYLAEECLTFCSLYLADYVETRFNQSSRNDNANIDSTFALDVFNTSGYALGKAIATKFDIEILKNAHQYVLFNCHRLQSYIDEHRGIVQLSHPRLPLHQIERIHSETFASWFANHIEDTNLPEDDPISNDLRSLARGPNIIGIQYHKFVSNGFRFHTKEVERKRKTQNCGVTVRATTSSYSSIKDHNPVLSELDYYGILQNVIELDYGGGRKVALFECEWVSKGKRLKLDEDGFMLANFKDVRRHNEPYILASQAMQVFYVEDPNDCDWHVIITTDARAKYNMQPMADVDTYLQSCICNSEDCNEHEEVVWVRDDIAGVEIDTDL from the exons ATGATTT gttgtGGATTGGAAGAATTTAATAGTCACCTTGCTCCTTTCTACCTAATCGAATCAAACAG GTACCTAAGGACATTGAAGTCCTATGTTCGAAATAGAAATAGGCCAGAAGGATCTATTGCTGAGGGCTATTTGGCTGAGGAATGTTTGACATTCTGCTCTTTATATTTAGCGGATTATGTAGAGACAAGATTTAATCAATCATCAAGAAATGATAATGCAAATATTGACTCAACATTTGCATTAGATGTGTTTAACACATCTGGCTATGCACTTGGAAAGGCCATTGCTACTAAGTTTGATATTGAGATATTAAAGAATGCACATCAATATGTGTTATTCAATTGTCATCGCTTACAATCTTATATAGA TGAACATCGTGGAATTGTGCAACTTAGTCATCCTCGTCTTCCATTACACCAAATTGAACGTATACATAGTGAAACTTTTGCCTCATGGTTTGCTAATCAT ATTGAAGATACAAATCTTCCAGAAGATGATCCtatttcaaatgatttgagaTCACTTGCTAGAGGCCCAAATATCATTGGGATACAATATCATAAATTCGTTTCAAATGGATTTAGGTTTCATACAAAAGAAGTGGAACGTAAGAGGAAAACTCAAAATTGTGGTGTGACTGTTAGGGCAACTACTTCAAGTTATTCAAGTATAAAAGATCACAATCCAGTATTAAGCGAACTTGATTATTATGGGATTTTGCAAAATGTGATTGAGTTGGATTATGGGGGAGGCCGAAAAGTTGCTTTATTTGAATGCGAGTGGGTCTCCAAAGGCAAACGACTAAAATTGGATGAAGATGGTTTTATGTTGGCCAATTTTAAAGATGTTAGGCGTCATAATGAGCCTTATATTTTAGCATCTCAGGCTATGCAAGTATTTTATGTGGAAGATCCAAATGATTGTGATTGGCATGTCATTATCACGACTGATGCACGAGCGAAGTATAATATGCAGCCTATGGCAGATGTTGATACATATCTTCAAAGTTGTATTTGTAATTCAGAAGATTGCAATGAACATGAAGAAGTAGTCTGGGTTCGTGATGATATTGCAGGAGTGGAAATTGATACTGATTTATGA